A genomic region of Nymphaea colorata isolate Beijing-Zhang1983 chromosome 2, ASM883128v2, whole genome shotgun sequence contains the following coding sequences:
- the LOC116247791 gene encoding beta-glucosidase 4 isoform X3, with translation MEVDAGVSKILRRNESEIPHEVSARDFPPNFIFGVATSAYQVEGAASEGGRGDSIWDVFSHTKDGFGKVNLEGVAYYNKLIDALLEKGIQPFVTLYHWDLPQKLHETTEGWLKKDIVCYFASYAETCFSVFGDRVKYWITLNEPLQTAVNGYCTGVFAPGRCSDRKWSSYGDSSTEPYLVAHNQLLAHAKAVDVYRKKFKDTQGGVVGMSVDCEWSEPLTDDLIDKAAAQRRLDFHLGWYLDPIYFGRYPESMIKKLEHRLPKFTDDEIALLRNSIDFVGLNHYTTRYITSSMSSEENTFYYDQEMDRIAEWKGVTIGDRAASEWLYVVPWGIGEAVNYITKRYGKPPIYITENGMDEEDTGTSSLQEVLNDSERIAYFKGYLASVAQSIWNGCDVRGYFAWSLLDNFEWAQGYTKRFGIVYVDYKNGLSRHPKSSAHWFADFLKDRKSAV, from the exons GTTGAAGGTGCTGCTAGCGAAGGTGGAAGGGGTGACAGTATCTGGGATGTCTTCTCACACACAAAGG ATGGCTTTGGAAAGGTCAATCTGGAAGGAGTTGCTTATTATAATAAGCTTATAGATGCCCTCCTTGAGAAAG GCATTCAACCATTTGTAACATTGTATCATTGGGATCTGCCTCAAAAACTTCATGAGACAACAGAAGGATGGCTTAAGAAAGATATTGT ATGTTACTTTGCATCTTATGCAGAAACTTGCTTTTCTGTATTTGGGGACAGAGTGAAATATTGGATTACTCTCAATGAGCCCCTTCAGACTGCTGTAAATGGTTATTGTACTGGTGTATTTGCTCCTGGAAGATGCTCCGACAGAAAATGGAGCAGCTATGGTGACTCTTCTACTGAACCATATTTGGTTGCACACAACCAACTTCTTGCCCATGCAAAAGCTGTTGATGTCTACAGAAAGAAATTCAAG GACACTCAAGGTGGTGTTGTTGGCATGTCAGTGGATTGTGAATGGTCGGAGCCTTTAACAGATGACTTAATTGACAAGGCTGCTGCTCAGAGGCGCTTAGACTTCCATCTTGGATG GTATTTGGATCCAATATATTTTGGACGCTATCCTGAAAGCATGATCAAGAAACTCGAGCATCGTCTTCCAAAGTTCACAGATGATGAAATTGCTTTATTACGGAATTCTATTGACTTTGTTGGGCTTAATCACTATACAACAAGATACATAACATCTTCTATGAGTTCTGAGGAGAACACATTTTACTATGATCAAGAGATGGACCGGATAG CTGAATGGAAAGGTGTTACCATCGGTGATAGg GCTGCCTCTGAATGGCTCTATGTTGTTCCTTGGGGCATTGGGGAAGCTGTCAATTATATCACAAAGAGATATGGAAAACCTCCTATATATATTACTGAGAATG GTATGGATGAAGAAGACACTGGTACGTCATCTTTGCAAGAGGTTTTAAATGACTCTGAAAGGATTGCTTACTTTAAAGGTTACCTTGCCTCCGTTGCACAGTCAATCTG GAACGGCTGTGATGTTCGTGGCTATTTTGCTTGGTCTTTACTGGACAACTTTGAGTGGGCTCAGGGATACACAAAGCGCTTTGGCATAGTTTATGTGGATTACAAGAATGGACTTTCCCGGCATCCCAAATCTTCAGCTCACTGGTTTGCAGATTTCCTGAAGGATCGCAAAAGTGCTGTATAG
- the LOC116247791 gene encoding beta-glucosidase 4 isoform X2 — translation MEVDAGVSKILRRNESEIPHEVSARDFPPNFIFGVATSAYQVEGAASEGGRGDSIWDVFSHTKGKILDGSNGDVAVDQYHRYQEDVELIAKLGFDAYRFSISWPRIFPDGFGKVNLEGVAYYNKLIDALLEKGIQPFVTLYHWDLPQKLHETTEGWLKKDIVCYFASYAETCFSVFGDRVKYWITLNEPLQTAVNGYCTGVFAPGRCSDRKWSSYGDSSTEPYLVAHNQLLAHAKAVDVYRKKFKDTQGGVVGMSVDCEWSEPLTDDLIDKAAAQRRLDFHLGWYLDPIYFGRYPESMIKKLEHRLPKFTDDEIALLRNSIDFVGLNHYTTRYITSSMSSEENTFYYDQEMDRIGMDEEDTGTSSLQEVLNDSERIAYFKGYLASVAQSIWNGCDVRGYFAWSLLDNFEWAQGYTKRFGIVYVDYKNGLSRHPKSSAHWFADFLKDRKSAV, via the exons GTTGAAGGTGCTGCTAGCGAAGGTGGAAGGGGTGACAGTATCTGGGATGTCTTCTCACACACAAAGG GCAAAATCTTAGATGGGAGTAATGGGGATGTTGCTGTTGATCAATACCACCGCTACCAG GAGGATGTTGAACTTATCGCGAAATTGGGATTTGATGCATATCGGTTTTCCATATCTTGGCCTCGAATTTTTCCTG ATGGCTTTGGAAAGGTCAATCTGGAAGGAGTTGCTTATTATAATAAGCTTATAGATGCCCTCCTTGAGAAAG GCATTCAACCATTTGTAACATTGTATCATTGGGATCTGCCTCAAAAACTTCATGAGACAACAGAAGGATGGCTTAAGAAAGATATTGT ATGTTACTTTGCATCTTATGCAGAAACTTGCTTTTCTGTATTTGGGGACAGAGTGAAATATTGGATTACTCTCAATGAGCCCCTTCAGACTGCTGTAAATGGTTATTGTACTGGTGTATTTGCTCCTGGAAGATGCTCCGACAGAAAATGGAGCAGCTATGGTGACTCTTCTACTGAACCATATTTGGTTGCACACAACCAACTTCTTGCCCATGCAAAAGCTGTTGATGTCTACAGAAAGAAATTCAAG GACACTCAAGGTGGTGTTGTTGGCATGTCAGTGGATTGTGAATGGTCGGAGCCTTTAACAGATGACTTAATTGACAAGGCTGCTGCTCAGAGGCGCTTAGACTTCCATCTTGGATG GTATTTGGATCCAATATATTTTGGACGCTATCCTGAAAGCATGATCAAGAAACTCGAGCATCGTCTTCCAAAGTTCACAGATGATGAAATTGCTTTATTACGGAATTCTATTGACTTTGTTGGGCTTAATCACTATACAACAAGATACATAACATCTTCTATGAGTTCTGAGGAGAACACATTTTACTATGATCAAGAGATGGACCGGATAG GTATGGATGAAGAAGACACTGGTACGTCATCTTTGCAAGAGGTTTTAAATGACTCTGAAAGGATTGCTTACTTTAAAGGTTACCTTGCCTCCGTTGCACAGTCAATCTG GAACGGCTGTGATGTTCGTGGCTATTTTGCTTGGTCTTTACTGGACAACTTTGAGTGGGCTCAGGGATACACAAAGCGCTTTGGCATAGTTTATGTGGATTACAAGAATGGACTTTCCCGGCATCCCAAATCTTCAGCTCACTGGTTTGCAGATTTCCTGAAGGATCGCAAAAGTGCTGTATAG
- the LOC116247791 gene encoding beta-glucosidase 4 isoform X1 gives MEVDAGVSKILRRNESEIPHEVSARDFPPNFIFGVATSAYQVEGAASEGGRGDSIWDVFSHTKGKILDGSNGDVAVDQYHRYQEDVELIAKLGFDAYRFSISWPRIFPDGFGKVNLEGVAYYNKLIDALLEKGIQPFVTLYHWDLPQKLHETTEGWLKKDIVCYFASYAETCFSVFGDRVKYWITLNEPLQTAVNGYCTGVFAPGRCSDRKWSSYGDSSTEPYLVAHNQLLAHAKAVDVYRKKFKDTQGGVVGMSVDCEWSEPLTDDLIDKAAAQRRLDFHLGWYLDPIYFGRYPESMIKKLEHRLPKFTDDEIALLRNSIDFVGLNHYTTRYITSSMSSEENTFYYDQEMDRIAEWKGVTIGDRAASEWLYVVPWGIGEAVNYITKRYGKPPIYITENGMDEEDTGTSSLQEVLNDSERIAYFKGYLASVAQSIWNGCDVRGYFAWSLLDNFEWAQGYTKRFGIVYVDYKNGLSRHPKSSAHWFADFLKDRKSAV, from the exons GTTGAAGGTGCTGCTAGCGAAGGTGGAAGGGGTGACAGTATCTGGGATGTCTTCTCACACACAAAGG GCAAAATCTTAGATGGGAGTAATGGGGATGTTGCTGTTGATCAATACCACCGCTACCAG GAGGATGTTGAACTTATCGCGAAATTGGGATTTGATGCATATCGGTTTTCCATATCTTGGCCTCGAATTTTTCCTG ATGGCTTTGGAAAGGTCAATCTGGAAGGAGTTGCTTATTATAATAAGCTTATAGATGCCCTCCTTGAGAAAG GCATTCAACCATTTGTAACATTGTATCATTGGGATCTGCCTCAAAAACTTCATGAGACAACAGAAGGATGGCTTAAGAAAGATATTGT ATGTTACTTTGCATCTTATGCAGAAACTTGCTTTTCTGTATTTGGGGACAGAGTGAAATATTGGATTACTCTCAATGAGCCCCTTCAGACTGCTGTAAATGGTTATTGTACTGGTGTATTTGCTCCTGGAAGATGCTCCGACAGAAAATGGAGCAGCTATGGTGACTCTTCTACTGAACCATATTTGGTTGCACACAACCAACTTCTTGCCCATGCAAAAGCTGTTGATGTCTACAGAAAGAAATTCAAG GACACTCAAGGTGGTGTTGTTGGCATGTCAGTGGATTGTGAATGGTCGGAGCCTTTAACAGATGACTTAATTGACAAGGCTGCTGCTCAGAGGCGCTTAGACTTCCATCTTGGATG GTATTTGGATCCAATATATTTTGGACGCTATCCTGAAAGCATGATCAAGAAACTCGAGCATCGTCTTCCAAAGTTCACAGATGATGAAATTGCTTTATTACGGAATTCTATTGACTTTGTTGGGCTTAATCACTATACAACAAGATACATAACATCTTCTATGAGTTCTGAGGAGAACACATTTTACTATGATCAAGAGATGGACCGGATAG CTGAATGGAAAGGTGTTACCATCGGTGATAGg GCTGCCTCTGAATGGCTCTATGTTGTTCCTTGGGGCATTGGGGAAGCTGTCAATTATATCACAAAGAGATATGGAAAACCTCCTATATATATTACTGAGAATG GTATGGATGAAGAAGACACTGGTACGTCATCTTTGCAAGAGGTTTTAAATGACTCTGAAAGGATTGCTTACTTTAAAGGTTACCTTGCCTCCGTTGCACAGTCAATCTG GAACGGCTGTGATGTTCGTGGCTATTTTGCTTGGTCTTTACTGGACAACTTTGAGTGGGCTCAGGGATACACAAAGCGCTTTGGCATAGTTTATGTGGATTACAAGAATGGACTTTCCCGGCATCCCAAATCTTCAGCTCACTGGTTTGCAGATTTCCTGAAGGATCGCAAAAGTGCTGTATAG